In a single window of the Sebaldella sp. S0638 genome:
- a CDS encoding beta-ketoacyl-ACP synthase III, protein MKIGILGIGSYLPERILTNKEMESIVDTTDEWITTRTGIKERRIAADDEATSDLSYKAALKAIEDAGIDKDEIELVIVATTTPDYSMPSTAAIVQDKLGIKKTAAFDMEAACTGFVYALTTGYSFIKAGIYKKVLVIGADVFSRILDWEDRGTCILFGDGAGAAVLGEVETGGYLGGDLQADGAGALELVVPSSGSRKPFREDVLTNREQFVKMNGREIFKFAVRAFPETSEASLKKAGLEIEDIDLFIPHQANIRIIESIAKRFKQPMEKFYVNLDKYGNTSAATIPIAIDEARNEGKIKKGDKLLLVGFGSGLTYGSCVLEWSK, encoded by the coding sequence TTGAAAATAGGTATATTGGGAATAGGGTCATATCTGCCCGAAAGAATTCTGACAAATAAAGAAATGGAATCTATCGTAGACACAACAGATGAATGGATTACTACAAGAACTGGTATAAAAGAGAGAAGAATAGCTGCAGATGATGAAGCAACTTCGGATCTGTCATATAAGGCAGCATTAAAAGCAATAGAAGATGCAGGAATTGATAAAGATGAAATTGAACTTGTGATAGTAGCCACAACAACACCTGATTACTCAATGCCTTCTACAGCAGCAATAGTTCAGGATAAGTTAGGAATAAAAAAAACTGCGGCTTTTGATATGGAAGCAGCATGTACAGGATTCGTATATGCATTGACTACAGGATACAGCTTTATCAAAGCAGGAATTTATAAAAAAGTCCTTGTCATCGGAGCAGATGTTTTTTCAAGAATCCTTGACTGGGAAGACAGAGGAACATGTATTTTATTTGGAGACGGAGCAGGAGCAGCCGTATTAGGTGAAGTGGAAACAGGAGGATATCTCGGAGGAGATCTTCAGGCTGACGGAGCAGGGGCTTTGGAACTGGTAGTGCCTTCAAGCGGCTCAAGAAAGCCGTTTAGAGAAGATGTTCTTACTAACAGAGAACAGTTTGTAAAAATGAACGGAAGAGAGATTTTCAAATTCGCAGTAAGAGCATTTCCAGAAACTTCGGAAGCTTCATTGAAGAAAGCAGGACTGGAAATAGAAGATATAGATTTATTTATACCTCATCAGGCTAATATCAGAATAATAGAATCTATAGCAAAGAGATTTAAGCAGCCTATGGAAAAATTCTATGTTAATCTGGATAAATACGGAAATACCTCAGCAGCAACAATACCAATTGCTATTGATGAAGCCAGAAACGAAGGGAAAATCAAAAAAGGGGATAAGCTTCTTCTTGTAGGATTTGGAAGCGGACTGACTTATGGTTCATGTGTTTTAGAGTGGTCTAAATAG
- a CDS encoding acyl carrier protein, whose translation MLDKIKTIVAEQLGVDESQVTEDASFIDDLGADSLDTVELIMAFEEAFDVEIPDEDAQKIKTVKDVIDYIESK comes from the coding sequence ATGTTAGATAAAATAAAAACAATAGTTGCAGAACAATTAGGTGTAGATGAAAGCCAAGTAACAGAGGATGCATCTTTTATAGATGATTTAGGAGCTGACTCATTAGATACAGTAGAATTGATTATGGCTTTTGAAGAAGCATTTGACGTGGAAATTCCTGATGAAGATGCACAAAAAATTAAAACTGTAAAAGATGTAATTGATTATATTGAGTCAAAATAA
- the coaD gene encoding pantetheine-phosphate adenylyltransferase gives MKKTAVYPGSFDPITKGHIDIIKRSAKLFDELKIGILINSSKKNWFTIEERIELVKRILKEENIEAEVLSFMGLTVDFMAEQNADILVRGLRAVSDYEYELQFTLTNTILAKQPFETLFFTAPREYLYLSSSLVKEVALNSGRLDKFLPEVIIKDIEERAERIRKG, from the coding sequence ATGAAAAAAACAGCAGTATACCCAGGGAGTTTTGATCCTATAACAAAAGGTCATATAGACATCATAAAGAGAAGTGCCAAATTGTTTGATGAATTAAAAATAGGAATTTTGATTAATTCGTCGAAGAAAAACTGGTTTACAATAGAAGAGAGAATAGAGCTGGTAAAAAGAATACTTAAAGAAGAAAATATAGAAGCTGAAGTATTGAGTTTTATGGGTTTAACAGTGGATTTTATGGCAGAACAAAATGCTGATATACTGGTAAGGGGACTAAGAGCAGTTTCAGACTATGAATATGAGCTGCAGTTTACTCTGACTAATACTATATTAGCAAAACAACCATTTGAAACGTTATTCTTTACGGCGCCGAGAGAATATCTGTATTTGAGTTCCAGTCTGGTAAAAGAAGTAGCCTTAAACAGCGGGAGACTGGATAAATTTTTACCGGAGGTTATCATAAAAGATATAGAGGAAAGAGCCGAAAGAATTAGAAAAGGATAA
- the rnc gene encoding ribonuclease III: MDDSKLRELMEKIGYEFDDIKLLKEALIHRSYANEHGEIENINNERLEFLGDAVLDLISTEYIYTKEKDDNEGDLAKLKSRIISEPIFSAVSKEIALGEYLFLSNGEEITGGRDRKSILGDAFEALIGAIFMDSGFDEAKRIALKYLKDKIDNIDDLEELKDYKTLLQELFQSKFHIIPNYEILSEKGPDHNKKFEIAVKLKDEIVGIGTGTSKKEAEKNAAREAYFLFKK, encoded by the coding sequence ATGGATGATTCAAAATTAAGAGAATTAATGGAAAAAATCGGATATGAATTTGATGATATTAAGCTTTTAAAAGAAGCATTGATTCATCGGTCATATGCAAATGAACATGGTGAAATAGAGAATATAAATAACGAAAGGCTGGAATTCCTCGGGGATGCGGTACTGGATTTGATATCAACAGAATATATATACACAAAAGAGAAAGATGATAACGAAGGTGATCTTGCTAAGCTGAAAAGTAGAATAATCAGTGAACCTATATTTTCTGCCGTTTCAAAAGAAATAGCACTTGGAGAATATCTTTTTTTGAGTAACGGTGAAGAAATTACCGGAGGACGTGACAGAAAGTCTATACTGGGCGATGCTTTTGAAGCACTGATAGGTGCTATATTTATGGACTCAGGATTTGATGAAGCAAAAAGAATAGCCCTTAAATATCTGAAAGATAAAATAGATAATATAGATGATCTTGAAGAGCTTAAAGATTATAAAACACTTTTACAGGAACTTTTCCAAAGTAAGTTTCACATTATACCCAATTACGAGATTCTTTCAGAAAAAGGACCTGATCATAATAAAAAATTCGAGATAGCAGTAAAATTAAAAGATGAAATAGTAGGCATAGGAACAGGAACAAGCAAAAAAGAAGCAGAGAAAAATGCCGCTAGAGAGGCTTATTTTTTATTCAAAAAATAA
- the rpmF gene encoding 50S ribosomal protein L32, whose product MAVPKKRTSKAKRNMRRSHDGISTPNIIIEADGTVRRPHRVNLETGVYKGKQVIEIQDDTE is encoded by the coding sequence ATGGCAGTACCTAAGAAGAGAACTTCTAAAGCTAAAAGAAATATGAGAAGATCACATGACGGAATTTCTACACCTAATATTATAATAGAGGCAGACGGAACAGTTAGAAGACCTCACAGAGTTAATCTTGAGACTGGTGTATACAAGGGTAAACAAGTAATTGAAATCCAAGATGATACTGAGTAA
- the fabD gene encoding ACP S-malonyltransferase produces MGKIAFVYPGQGSQQVGMGLDLYENAGIKKDIDNIFDSIDNKELKEVMFNGPEEELKNTRNAQPAIALLSVILTKLVKEKGIIPDYVAGHSLGEYTALYGSEVLSETDIMKLISKRGEIMAGSGIEGTMAAILGLEASEVEKICGEIDGVIEAVNFNDPKQTVVAGDKNTVEGNLDTFKQKGAKRAILLAVSGPFHSSLMKPVAEKIKDEFSKFTWNTPKCPLIANTTATELENTENIQNELFNQTFGPVKWVDTINKLAENGVEKIYEIGPGSVLKGMIKKINGNIEVVNISKLEDLENL; encoded by the coding sequence ATGGGAAAAATAGCATTTGTATATCCGGGTCAGGGTTCACAGCAGGTAGGAATGGGACTGGATCTTTATGAAAATGCAGGGATAAAAAAAGATATAGACAATATTTTTGATTCAATAGATAATAAAGAGCTGAAGGAAGTTATGTTTAACGGACCTGAGGAAGAACTGAAAAATACCAGAAATGCACAGCCGGCAATAGCGCTGTTATCTGTAATTCTGACAAAGCTGGTTAAGGAAAAAGGGATAATTCCTGATTATGTGGCTGGTCACAGTCTGGGTGAATATACAGCATTATACGGAAGTGAAGTTCTTAGTGAAACAGATATAATGAAATTAATCTCTAAAAGAGGAGAAATAATGGCTGGTTCCGGAATAGAAGGAACTATGGCTGCGATTCTCGGACTGGAAGCCTCAGAAGTAGAGAAAATCTGCGGTGAGATAGACGGAGTTATAGAAGCGGTGAATTTTAACGATCCTAAACAGACAGTGGTAGCCGGAGATAAGAATACAGTGGAGGGTAATCTGGATACCTTTAAACAGAAAGGTGCCAAAAGAGCTATACTTCTTGCTGTATCAGGACCGTTTCACAGTTCGCTTATGAAACCTGTTGCTGAGAAAATAAAAGATGAGTTTTCAAAATTCACTTGGAATACTCCTAAATGTCCTCTTATTGCTAATACAACGGCAACTGAGCTTGAAAACACAGAAAATATACAAAATGAATTATTTAACCAAACTTTTGGTCCGGTAAAATGGGTTGATACAATAAACAAACTCGCTGAAAACGGAGTAGAAAAAATTTATGAGATCGGCCCGGGAAGTGTTCTGAAAGGTATGATCAAAAAAATAAACGGGAATATAGAAGTAGTTAATATTTCAAAACTGGAAGATTTAGAAAATTTATAA
- the fabF gene encoding beta-ketoacyl-ACP synthase II, translating into MRRVVITGVGLITALGTGTEKTWNSLLNGDCGINTIESFDTSDQSVHIAAEVRDFNPEDYIEKKELKKLGRFSQFAIAASKMALDDAKLDINESNATRVGVIIGSGIGALEVIETEIGKMIEKGPKRISPFYIPAVITNMASGNVSIYTGAKGPNKAIVTACASGTHSIGDAFQTILLGKADAVIAGGSEATITRSGIGGFASIKALSNNPDPKKASRPFSADRDGFVMGEGAGILIVEELEHALKRGAKIYAEVVGYGETGDAYHMTAPEESGNGAARAMQMALEQGNINPDEVDYINAHGTSTPLNDKIETRAIKTVFGDHAKELAVSSTKGAVGHLLGGAGGVEAGFLALAIHEGIMPPTVNYDNPDPDCDLYYVPNKSEKKEIRYGISNTLGFGGHNAVIALKKYEK; encoded by the coding sequence ATGAGACGAGTAGTTATTACCGGAGTTGGGCTAATAACAGCTTTGGGAACTGGTACGGAAAAAACATGGAACTCTTTGTTGAACGGAGACTGCGGAATTAACACAATAGAATCTTTTGATACTAGCGATCAGTCGGTTCATATAGCAGCAGAAGTGCGTGATTTTAATCCGGAAGATTACATAGAAAAAAAGGAATTAAAAAAACTGGGAAGATTTTCGCAATTTGCAATTGCTGCTTCCAAAATGGCACTTGATGATGCAAAACTGGATATAAATGAATCTAATGCAACAAGAGTTGGTGTTATTATAGGTTCCGGTATAGGAGCTCTTGAAGTTATAGAAACTGAAATCGGAAAAATGATAGAAAAAGGACCTAAAAGAATATCTCCTTTTTATATACCGGCAGTTATTACAAATATGGCATCAGGAAATGTATCTATATATACAGGGGCGAAAGGGCCTAACAAAGCAATAGTAACAGCATGCGCATCAGGGACACACTCTATAGGTGATGCTTTCCAGACTATTTTACTTGGAAAAGCAGATGCTGTAATTGCAGGAGGATCGGAAGCTACAATAACAAGAAGTGGAATCGGAGGATTTGCCAGTATAAAAGCATTATCGAATAACCCGGATCCTAAAAAAGCTTCAAGACCGTTTTCTGCAGACAGAGACGGATTTGTAATGGGTGAAGGTGCAGGAATATTAATAGTGGAAGAACTGGAACATGCATTAAAAAGAGGTGCTAAAATATATGCAGAGGTAGTAGGATACGGAGAAACCGGAGATGCATATCATATGACAGCGCCTGAAGAAAGCGGAAACGGAGCAGCACGTGCAATGCAGATGGCTTTGGAACAGGGGAATATTAATCCTGATGAAGTAGACTATATCAATGCACACGGTACGTCAACACCGTTAAACGACAAAATTGAAACACGTGCAATAAAAACTGTGTTTGGCGATCATGCAAAAGAACTTGCAGTTAGTTCTACAAAAGGAGCTGTAGGGCATCTTTTAGGAGGAGCAGGAGGAGTAGAAGCAGGATTCCTTGCACTTGCAATACATGAAGGTATTATGCCTCCTACAGTAAATTATGATAACCCTGATCCTGACTGTGATTTATATTATGTTCCTAATAAATCAGAAAAGAAGGAAATAAGATACGGGATATCTAATACACTTGGATTTGGCGGACATAATGCAGTAATAGCGCTAAAAAAGTATGAAAAATAG
- a CDS encoding DUF2087 domain-containing protein, translating to MKEEIFWNSDIKDIKKGYVENEECFECLLCGMKTEKGIIYKEDNTLRDAEKEMKFHISKVHVSVFDYLINLNKKLTGISEQQKKLLKLFYQGKNDKEVQKETETGSMSTIRNHRFTLKEKERQAKVFLSVMELLRERDQNAAKFIEPHKTARFVDDRYNITVDENQKMLEKFFEFQDGKAVKLKRFPGREKQRVVVIRELSKSIESGKKYSEKEINSVIKKFFDDYVTLRRYLIEYGFLDRKKDGSEYWLK from the coding sequence ATGAAAGAAGAGATTTTCTGGAATTCAGATATAAAAGACATAAAAAAAGGGTATGTAGAAAATGAAGAATGCTTTGAATGCCTGTTATGCGGAATGAAAACCGAAAAAGGCATAATATATAAAGAGGATAATACACTTCGTGACGCGGAAAAAGAGATGAAGTTTCATATATCCAAAGTTCATGTATCTGTCTTTGATTATCTTATAAATCTGAATAAAAAATTAACAGGAATATCAGAACAGCAAAAAAAACTTTTGAAATTATTTTATCAGGGAAAAAATGATAAAGAAGTGCAAAAAGAAACAGAAACCGGGAGTATGTCTACTATCAGAAACCATAGATTTACACTAAAGGAAAAAGAAAGACAGGCGAAGGTATTTTTATCAGTAATGGAACTTTTGAGAGAAAGAGACCAAAATGCTGCTAAATTTATAGAACCACATAAAACAGCAAGATTCGTAGATGACAGATACAATATAACAGTAGATGAAAATCAGAAAATGCTGGAAAAATTCTTTGAATTTCAGGACGGGAAAGCTGTGAAGCTGAAAAGATTTCCCGGAAGGGAAAAGCAAAGAGTAGTCGTAATAAGGGAGCTTTCCAAAAGTATAGAATCAGGAAAAAAATATTCTGAAAAAGAAATAAACAGTGTAATAAAAAAATTCTTTGATGATTATGTAACACTGAGAAGATACCTTATAGAATACGGTTTTCTGGATAGAAAAAAAGATGGAAGCGAATATTGGTTGAAATAA